The stretch of DNA AGTAAAGTAGTTTTATCTGAATCTTTTTTATAAACATCATCACGATAATCGTCGTTTAAAATATTTTGAGTTGAATTTGATTGAGGATCTGCATCAATAAAAAGCACTTTTTTTTGGTACTTAAAAGCTATAAATGATGCAATGTTTATTGATAAAGTTGTCTTTCCTACTCCACCTTTGTTGTTAAAGAAAGAAACAACTATCATTGGAACCACCTTTTTTAACAACTTAATTTCCATCAGATAATAATTCATATAGTTTTTTCTTTTATTATAGTCTTAATTATCTAATTTGGATAGCACATAAAAACCGCCGTTACTTATGGTACGGTTCACCGCGGGATATTTTAAAAGCGCGGTAAATTTGTTCCAGCAACACCACCCGCATGAGCTGGTGCGGGAAGGTCATGCGGGAAAAGGACAGCCGCCAGTGGGCTTGTTTGAGGGCCTGGGCCGGCAAACCCAGGCTGCCGCCAATCAAAAAGGTAATGTCACTGTGCCCGTCCAGGGCCAGCTTATCCAGGCGGGCGGATAGTTCCTCCGAGGATACCTGTTCACCTTGCACGTCCAGGGCTACCAGATAGGTATCTGCTCTGAGGTGCCGGGCGATCTTTTGCCATTCCCGCTGTTTAATTTTTTCCTCTTCAG from Desulfoscipio gibsoniae DSM 7213 encodes:
- the rlmH gene encoding 23S rRNA (pseudouridine(1915)-N(3))-methyltransferase RlmH, producing the protein MRITVAAVGKLKEKYWREAIAEYSKRLSAYCRLEIGEVTDEGYTEGLPVAEEEKIKQREWQKIARHLRADTYLVALDVQGEQVSSEELSARLDKLALDGHSDITFLIGGSLGLPAQALKQAHWRLSFSRMTFPHQLMRVVLLEQIYRAFKISRGEPYHK